In a genomic window of Methylovirgula sp. 4M-Z18:
- a CDS encoding ABC transporter ATP-binding protein: protein MSIGVEDVSWASGKTLIVDGVTLHAPPGKMLGLLGPNGSGKSSLLRLICRLRQVKSGIITLGDTDIRAITRHDLARRLAFVEQQSATDADVTVLEVIRLGRTPHRGRLAPWTMRDDTSVQEALKYTGLADKAHQLWHTLSGGERQRVQIARALAQTPTELLLDEPTNHLDIRHQLDLLQLIAGLPVTSIVALHDLNLAAMFCDNLAVLQHGKVVAAGTPEAVLTPELIADVFGVKVHVERSNLHGRSHVQYLLD from the coding sequence ATGAGCATCGGCGTCGAGGACGTCTCCTGGGCGAGCGGCAAGACCTTGATCGTCGATGGCGTGACGTTGCACGCTCCGCCCGGCAAAATGCTAGGGCTGCTCGGGCCGAACGGATCGGGCAAATCGAGCCTGTTGCGTCTGATCTGCCGTTTGCGGCAGGTGAAGAGCGGAATTATTACCCTGGGCGACACGGATATTCGCGCCATCACGCGTCACGACCTCGCGCGGCGCTTGGCGTTCGTCGAACAACAGTCGGCGACGGATGCCGATGTGACGGTCCTGGAGGTCATCCGTTTGGGGCGCACGCCCCACCGCGGCCGGCTGGCGCCCTGGACGATGCGCGATGACACGTCGGTTCAGGAGGCGTTGAAATATACCGGTCTTGCCGACAAGGCGCATCAGCTTTGGCACACTTTGTCGGGCGGCGAGCGGCAGCGGGTCCAAATTGCCCGAGCCCTCGCGCAAACGCCGACCGAATTGCTCCTCGACGAGCCGACCAATCATCTCGACATCCGTCACCAGCTTGACCTTCTCCAATTGATCGCCGGCCTGCCGGTGACGAGCATCGTTGCCCTGCACGATCTCAACCTCGCTGCCATGTTTTGCGACAATCTCGCGGTTTTGCAGCACGGCAAAGTCGTGGCAGCGGGCACACCCGAAGCGGTGCTCACGCCGGAGCTCATCGCCGACGTGTTCGGCGTGAAGGTGCATGTGGAGCGCTCGAACCTGCACGGGCGCAGCCACGTTCAATATCTGTTGGACTGA
- a CDS encoding ribonuclease activity regulator RraA: MTNKDMFKVFQGLSTATITTVLLKKGLRNVWMRGPKALHDTEQRYVGRAFTLRFVPVREDLATPAAWASPRSTRAAIEDMPDGCIAVVDAMGVADCGIFGDILCARMAKRGVAALVTDGAVRDVAGVLDTGLPVFCQGVAAPPSVAGLTFVGWQEPIGCGGVAVFPDDLVVADRDGAVVVPQAFVEAVAQEGQEQEALEQWIMDQVAGGAALPGLYPPNAETKARYEASRAKAT; this comes from the coding sequence ATGACCAACAAGGACATGTTTAAAGTCTTTCAAGGCCTTTCCACGGCCACGATCACGACGGTGTTGCTGAAAAAGGGACTGCGCAATGTTTGGATGCGTGGACCGAAAGCCTTGCATGATACAGAGCAGCGCTATGTCGGCCGCGCGTTCACGCTGCGCTTCGTTCCGGTGCGCGAGGATCTCGCCACGCCCGCCGCCTGGGCGTCGCCCCGGTCCACGCGCGCGGCGATCGAAGACATGCCGGACGGGTGCATTGCCGTTGTCGATGCGATGGGTGTCGCCGATTGCGGGATTTTCGGCGACATCTTGTGCGCGCGCATGGCGAAGCGCGGTGTCGCCGCGCTGGTAACGGATGGCGCCGTGCGCGACGTTGCCGGTGTGCTTGACACGGGCCTTCCTGTCTTCTGCCAAGGCGTGGCTGCGCCGCCCTCGGTTGCAGGGCTTACCTTTGTCGGCTGGCAGGAGCCGATCGGCTGCGGCGGAGTGGCCGTGTTCCCCGATGACCTCGTCGTCGCCGATCGGGATGGTGCGGTTGTGGTTCCGCAAGCGTTTGTCGAAGCCGTGGCGCAAGAGGGGCAGGAGCAGGAGGCGCTCGAGCAATGGATCATGGATCAGGTGGCTGGCGGCGCCGCGCTTCCGGGTCTCTATCCGCCGAATGCGGAAACCAAAGCCCGATACGAGGCGAGCCGCGCCAAGGCGACTTGA
- a CDS encoding FecCD family ABC transporter permease gives MPMPRVTANSRIGLTGLVLVALLLLALVIGLAISIGDITIPLATIAQSIANHAFGTHFTLNRIHEGVIWDYRLSRALVAASAGAALALSGVVLQALLRNPLAEPYVLGVSAGASTGAVAIMILGFGSGLLTLPAGAFLGAVLAFFLVSLLAAGAGGGAERIILSGVAGSQLFNALTSYIVTTSANAEQARGVMFWLLGSLSGVRWPDVFLAAPVACASFIVVMLYARTLDAFTFGADAAATLGVHVQRVRIVLLGLTALMTAAMVSIVGCIGFIGLVIPHAARFLVGPGHMRLLPVSALVGAIFMVIADILSRILIPQQILPIGVVTALFGAPAFAIILYRVRRAP, from the coding sequence ATGCCCATGCCGCGCGTGACGGCGAACAGCAGAATTGGCCTCACAGGGCTTGTCCTTGTCGCTCTTCTCCTGCTCGCCCTCGTGATCGGCTTGGCCATTTCCATCGGCGACATCACCATTCCCTTGGCGACGATCGCGCAATCGATCGCCAATCATGCCTTTGGCACGCATTTCACGTTGAACCGCATCCACGAGGGCGTGATTTGGGATTATCGGCTGAGCAGAGCACTGGTGGCGGCAAGCGCCGGGGCGGCGCTGGCTTTATCCGGCGTTGTATTGCAGGCGCTTCTGCGCAATCCGCTCGCCGAGCCCTACGTGCTCGGCGTGTCGGCTGGTGCCTCGACGGGCGCCGTCGCCATCATGATCCTCGGATTTGGGTCCGGTCTCCTGACTTTGCCCGCCGGCGCTTTTCTGGGTGCCGTGCTGGCGTTTTTCCTGGTGTCGTTGCTGGCGGCCGGTGCGGGCGGCGGAGCCGAGCGCATTATTCTCTCGGGCGTTGCCGGCTCGCAATTGTTCAACGCCTTGACCTCTTACATCGTCACGACGTCGGCCAATGCCGAACAGGCGCGCGGCGTGATGTTCTGGCTGCTTGGCAGCCTGAGCGGCGTGCGATGGCCCGACGTTTTTCTTGCCGCGCCGGTCGCTTGCGCAAGCTTCATCGTGGTGATGCTTTATGCCCGCACGTTGGACGCGTTTACCTTCGGCGCGGATGCCGCCGCGACGCTCGGCGTGCACGTGCAGCGCGTGCGGATCGTACTGCTCGGCCTTACGGCACTCATGACCGCGGCGATGGTCAGTATCGTCGGCTGTATCGGGTTCATCGGCCTCGTCATCCCGCACGCCGCGCGCTTTTTGGTCGGCCCAGGCCATATGCGGCTGCTGCCTGTGTCCGCTTTGGTTGGGGCGATCTTCATGGTCATTGCCGACATTCTTTCACGCATTCTCATTCCGCAACAAATCCTGCCGATCGGTGTCGTCACGGCGCTGTTCGGCGCGCCCGCTTTTGCCATCATTCTCTACCGGGTGCGGAGGGCGCCATGA
- a CDS encoding transketolase, translated as MADERLKNLSALERKVLWLATWMIHNANHLREHADGLKVGGHQASSASLSTLMTALYFAVLRPEDRVAVKPHASPNFHAIQYLLGNQTLDKLKNFRGYKGAQSYPSRTKDTDDVDFSTGSVGLGVAQTLFSSLVQDYVHAKGWGEARPQGRMVALIGDAEMDEGNIFEALLEGWKHGVQHTWWVVDYNRQSLDAVVREGLWSRFEAIFRNFGWDVVILKYGSLQKAAFAEPGGDKLRAWIDACPNQLYSALTFQGGAAWRKRLTDDLGDQGPVSQLLERRSDRELAELMANLGGHDLPSILEAFEEARGHTRPTCFIAYTIKGFGLPLAGHKDNHAGLMTPTQVESLRRAMNISAGQEWEAFSGLSEQEATLRDFLAKVPFAQSGRRRYTSPSISVPESLAFGSQPQMSTQQGFGLLMHEIAKADTAFAQRVVTTSPDVTVSTNLGAWVNRRGLFAKDSTADLFKAERIPSTYNWTFSPQGQHLELGIAEMNLFIMLSALGLSHSIFGERLLPVGTLYDPFIERGLDALNYACYQDARFILVATPSGITLAPEGGAHQSIATPLIGMAQDGLASFEPAFVDELAVLLRWSFEYIQRAGDAEPDGATWLRDATGGSVYFRLSTRSIEQPQREISQDLAQDMINGGYWMRKPGPNAEAIVVYTGALAPEAIEAVGLMAEDRRDIGLLAITSADRLNAGWTAAQRARRDGLPHARSHVERLLADIPSHCGIVTVIDGHPATLAWLGSVHGHRTRSLGVEHFGQTGSLGDLYRHYGVDARGIAAAVAELTQGRPLRYL; from the coding sequence ATGGCCGATGAGCGTTTGAAGAATCTGTCCGCATTGGAGCGCAAGGTTCTGTGGCTGGCGACCTGGATGATCCACAATGCCAATCACCTGCGGGAGCACGCTGACGGGTTAAAGGTCGGTGGTCACCAGGCGTCCTCGGCTTCGCTGTCGACCTTGATGACGGCGCTTTATTTTGCCGTTCTCCGCCCCGAGGACCGCGTTGCGGTCAAGCCGCATGCGAGCCCGAACTTCCATGCGATCCAATATTTGCTCGGCAATCAGACGCTGGACAAATTGAAGAATTTCCGCGGCTACAAGGGCGCGCAATCCTATCCCTCGCGCACGAAAGACACGGACGACGTGGACTTTTCCACAGGCTCGGTGGGCCTGGGCGTGGCGCAGACGCTCTTTTCCTCGCTTGTCCAGGATTACGTGCACGCCAAGGGCTGGGGCGAGGCGCGGCCCCAGGGCCGCATGGTGGCGCTCATCGGCGATGCCGAAATGGATGAAGGCAATATTTTCGAGGCGCTTCTCGAGGGATGGAAGCACGGGGTGCAACACACCTGGTGGGTCGTCGATTACAATCGTCAAAGTCTCGATGCTGTCGTGCGCGAAGGCCTGTGGTCGCGGTTCGAGGCGATCTTCCGGAATTTCGGTTGGGACGTGGTCATCCTCAAATACGGCTCGCTGCAAAAGGCCGCCTTCGCCGAACCCGGCGGCGACAAGCTGCGCGCCTGGATCGATGCCTGCCCAAATCAGCTCTACTCGGCCTTAACGTTTCAGGGCGGAGCGGCATGGCGCAAAAGGTTGACGGACGATCTGGGCGATCAGGGGCCGGTGTCCCAGTTGCTGGAGCGGCGCAGCGACCGCGAGCTTGCGGAGCTGATGGCGAATTTGGGCGGCCATGATCTGCCGTCCATTCTGGAGGCCTTCGAGGAAGCGCGCGGACATACGCGGCCGACCTGCTTCATCGCCTACACGATCAAGGGCTTCGGCTTGCCTCTGGCAGGCCATAAGGACAATCATGCCGGCCTGATGACACCGACCCAGGTCGAGTCGCTGCGCCGCGCGATGAATATCAGCGCGGGGCAGGAGTGGGAGGCCTTTTCCGGCCTTTCGGAGCAAGAGGCAACGCTGCGCGACTTCCTGGCCAAAGTGCCCTTCGCGCAGTCGGGGCGTCGGCGCTACACGTCGCCCAGCATTTCCGTTCCCGAGAGTCTTGCCTTCGGCTCCCAGCCGCAGATGTCGACGCAACAGGGCTTCGGTCTGCTGATGCATGAAATCGCCAAGGCGGACACGGCTTTTGCCCAACGCGTGGTGACGACATCGCCCGACGTGACGGTTTCCACCAATCTTGGCGCATGGGTCAATCGGCGCGGGCTCTTTGCGAAGGACAGTACCGCCGATCTGTTCAAGGCGGAACGCATTCCGTCCACCTACAACTGGACCTTCTCGCCGCAGGGGCAACATCTCGAGCTTGGCATCGCCGAGATGAATTTGTTCATCATGCTGTCGGCGCTCGGCCTGTCGCATTCGATCTTCGGCGAGCGGCTGCTCCCCGTCGGCACGCTCTACGATCCCTTCATCGAACGCGGGCTCGATGCGCTCAATTACGCTTGTTATCAGGACGCGCGTTTCATTCTCGTCGCGACGCCGTCCGGGATCACGCTTGCACCGGAAGGCGGCGCCCATCAGTCGATCGCGACACCGCTGATCGGTATGGCGCAGGATGGATTGGCGAGCTTTGAGCCGGCTTTCGTCGACGAATTGGCCGTGCTGCTGCGCTGGTCCTTCGAATATATCCAGCGCGCCGGCGATGCCGAGCCAGACGGCGCGACATGGCTGCGTGATGCGACCGGCGGTTCGGTGTATTTCCGGCTTTCGACCCGCAGCATCGAGCAACCGCAGCGCGAGATTTCGCAGGATCTCGCGCAGGACATGATCAACGGCGGCTATTGGATGCGCAAGCCCGGCCCGAACGCCGAAGCGATTGTCGTCTACACCGGCGCACTCGCCCCGGAGGCCATCGAAGCCGTCGGTTTGATGGCCGAAGACCGGCGCGATATTGGCCTGCTGGCGATCACCTCGGCCGACCGGCTCAATGCCGGATGGACGGCGGCGCAACGCGCGCGGCGGGATGGGTTGCCCCACGCGCGCAGCCACGTCGAGCGGCTGCTTGCCGATATTCCCTCCCATTGCGGGATCGTCACCGTGATCGACGGCCATCCCGCGACGCTCGCGTGGCTGGGCTCGGTTCACGGCCATCGCACCCGGTCGTTGGGGGTGGAGCATTTCGGCCAAACGGGCAGTCTGGGCGATCTCTATCGGCATTATGGCGTCGATGCGCGCGGCATCGCCGCCGCCGTCGCTGAACTCACGCAAGGACGGCCGCTCAGGTATTTGTGA
- a CDS encoding Lrp/AsnC family transcriptional regulator: MPKVELDAIDIRILRALQANGKITVNELADQVGLSASPCARRIRLLEEGGIIKGYSAIVDQKKVGLPISAFASIKLERQREEDLDRFAQAVAKWPEVVDCYLMTGERDYLMRIVAADLESYEQFLKQKLTRLNGVASIETSFALGQVKRSEVLPIG, encoded by the coding sequence ATGCCAAAAGTCGAACTGGATGCCATCGACATCAGGATCCTTCGGGCTCTGCAGGCCAACGGCAAGATCACCGTCAACGAACTTGCCGATCAGGTCGGGTTGTCGGCATCGCCCTGCGCCCGCCGGATACGCCTGCTCGAAGAGGGGGGCATCATCAAGGGCTACAGCGCGATCGTGGACCAGAAGAAAGTGGGGCTACCGATCAGCGCCTTCGCCTCGATCAAGCTCGAACGCCAGCGCGAGGAAGATCTCGACCGCTTCGCGCAGGCGGTGGCGAAATGGCCGGAGGTTGTCGACTGCTATCTCATGACCGGCGAGCGCGACTATCTGATGCGCATTGTCGCCGCCGACCTTGAATCCTACGAGCAGTTTCTCAAACAAAAGCTCACACGCCTCAATGGCGTCGCCTCCATCGAAACGAGCTTCGCCCTCGGCCAGGTCAAACGCTCGGAAGTCCTGCCGATCGGCTAA
- a CDS encoding GNAT family N-acetyltransferase → MQQISTPPVLETQRLVLRGHVPQDFEPLALMWSDPIVVKHISGTPSPPRDCWMRMLSYQGLWPFLGYGYWAIREKASNKYIGDLGFADFHRLIEPSIKGIPEAGWVLAPEAHGKGFATEALAAALTWLDAQDRFDRSVCLISPDNLASIRVAEKAGYSHSKTVRSNDKDAFLFSRARP, encoded by the coding sequence GTGCAGCAGATTTCCACGCCTCCCGTACTGGAGACTCAACGCCTTGTGTTGCGCGGCCATGTGCCGCAAGACTTTGAGCCGCTCGCTTTGATGTGGAGCGATCCTATCGTGGTCAAGCACATAAGCGGCACGCCTTCGCCGCCCCGAGACTGCTGGATGCGCATGCTCTCATACCAAGGTTTGTGGCCTTTTCTCGGCTACGGCTATTGGGCTATCCGCGAGAAGGCTTCGAACAAGTATATCGGCGATCTCGGCTTTGCCGATTTTCATCGGCTGATCGAGCCATCGATCAAAGGCATCCCGGAAGCGGGATGGGTGCTCGCCCCGGAGGCACATGGCAAAGGCTTTGCCACCGAAGCTTTGGCCGCGGCCCTCACCTGGCTCGATGCGCAGGACAGGTTCGACCGCAGCGTCTGCCTGATTTCGCCCGATAACCTCGCATCGATCCGCGTCGCCGAGAAGGCAGGCTATTCCCATTCCAAAACGGTTCGTTCCAACGACAAGGACGCATTCCTATTTTCTCGCGCGCGCCCCTAG
- a CDS encoding FAD-containing oxidoreductase produces MMSTTFDALIIGAGQAGPSLAARFSAAGQRVAVVERKHVGGTCVNTGCMPTKTLVASAYAAHVARRADDYGVTLGGTIGVDMKKIWSRKQAVTMNARTGLESWLGGMAGCTLVRGHARFTAQHEIEVDGRRLSAPKIFLNVGGRAFVPDVPGLAEVDYLTNTSIVELDRLPRHLLIVGGSYIALEFAQMYRRFGSEVTVIERGPRLAPREDADISAAIADILMREGITIEFAATNLSVARDGNGVAVTITRGGAPAARISGSHLLMAVGRIPNTDDLGLDAAGVQTDPRGYVMVDDQLRTNVEGIWALGDCNGKGAFTHTSYNDYEIVAANIFDGDKRRVSDRISAYALYIDPPLGRIGMTEDEVRRSGRKALIGRRPMTRVGRAVEKGETLGFMKVIVDADTRAILGAVILGVGGDEVIHGMLDNMYAKAPSSIVQRAVHIHPTVSELVPTMLGEMQPLV; encoded by the coding sequence ATCATGAGCACGACCTTCGATGCCCTCATCATCGGCGCCGGACAAGCGGGGCCCTCGCTTGCCGCAAGGTTCAGCGCCGCCGGTCAGCGCGTTGCCGTCGTCGAGCGCAAGCATGTCGGCGGCACCTGCGTCAATACAGGCTGCATGCCGACCAAGACTCTGGTGGCCAGCGCGTACGCGGCCCATGTGGCGCGCCGCGCCGACGATTATGGCGTCACGCTGGGCGGAACGATCGGCGTCGACATGAAGAAGATCTGGTCGCGCAAACAGGCGGTGACGATGAATGCCCGCACCGGCCTCGAAAGCTGGCTCGGCGGCATGGCCGGCTGCACGCTCGTCCGCGGCCATGCCCGTTTCACTGCGCAGCACGAGATCGAGGTGGATGGCCGGCGCTTAAGCGCACCGAAGATCTTCCTGAATGTCGGCGGCCGCGCTTTCGTTCCCGACGTGCCCGGCCTCGCAGAGGTCGACTATCTCACCAACACCTCGATCGTCGAACTCGATCGGCTGCCGCGGCATTTGCTGATCGTCGGCGGTAGCTATATCGCGCTCGAATTCGCGCAGATGTATCGGCGTTTTGGTAGCGAGGTCACCGTGATCGAACGCGGTCCCCGCCTCGCGCCGCGCGAGGATGCGGACATCTCCGCCGCCATCGCGGACATTCTCATGCGCGAAGGCATTACGATCGAGTTCGCGGCGACAAATCTCTCGGTTGCCCGCGATGGAAACGGCGTTGCCGTCACCATCACGCGCGGCGGCGCGCCTGCCGCTCGTATATCGGGCTCGCATCTGCTCATGGCCGTTGGCCGCATCCCGAACACCGACGATCTTGGCCTCGATGCAGCCGGCGTGCAGACCGATCCGCGCGGCTACGTTATGGTTGACGATCAGTTGCGCACCAATGTCGAAGGTATCTGGGCGCTCGGGGATTGCAACGGCAAAGGCGCTTTCACCCACACGTCTTACAACGACTATGAAATCGTTGCCGCGAATATCTTTGATGGCGACAAGCGGCGAGTCAGCGACCGGATCTCGGCTTACGCGCTCTACATTGATCCGCCGCTCGGCCGGATCGGCATGACCGAAGATGAGGTCCGCCGCTCGGGACGCAAAGCACTGATCGGTAGGCGGCCGATGACGCGGGTCGGACGGGCGGTCGAGAAAGGCGAGACCCTGGGCTTCATGAAAGTGATCGTCGATGCCGACACCCGCGCCATTCTTGGAGCCGTCATCCTCGGCGTCGGCGGCGATGAGGTCATTCATGGCATGCTCGACAATATGTATGCCAAAGCGCCCTCCTCGATCGTGCAACGCGCGGTCCATATCCATCCGACCGTCTCGGAACTCGTGCCGACGATGCTCGGTGAGATGCAACCACTGGTGTAA
- a CDS encoding class I SAM-dependent methyltransferase has product MTANHHLKEEIRDYWSKRSETFDLAFGHRIPPGPEFDAWQKPIRNVLGRTPRRFLELACGTGEVTRLIHDLGHHVTALDFSEHMLAVARRKHTGKARLRFLLADAERPMEPLGSYDAIVCRHLVWTLTEPEKAFAEWHALLKPGGKLLVFDGDWATPTRRGGLAARLIALLDRWYGPDTHYDSALGSRHAQIMANLPFGSGLTQERLMPLLRQAGFTNFTILSHAPIAAAQRRNANLRDRLRTLVYRRFILCAQKAANV; this is encoded by the coding sequence GTGACCGCAAACCATCATCTCAAAGAAGAGATCCGCGATTATTGGTCGAAACGTTCGGAGACCTTCGATCTCGCCTTCGGGCATCGTATTCCGCCCGGACCGGAATTCGACGCCTGGCAAAAGCCCATCCGCAATGTCCTCGGCCGCACGCCACGACGTTTTCTCGAGCTTGCTTGCGGGACGGGCGAAGTGACCCGCCTCATTCATGATCTTGGTCACCACGTGACGGCGCTCGATTTTTCGGAGCACATGCTCGCGGTCGCACGGCGCAAGCATACCGGCAAGGCGCGCTTGCGATTTTTGCTGGCCGATGCGGAAAGGCCGATGGAGCCGCTCGGAAGCTATGACGCCATTGTCTGCCGCCACCTCGTTTGGACGTTGACGGAGCCCGAAAAGGCGTTTGCCGAATGGCACGCTTTGCTCAAACCGGGCGGCAAGCTTCTGGTGTTCGATGGCGATTGGGCGACGCCGACGCGTCGCGGCGGGCTTGCGGCGCGGCTTATTGCGCTGCTCGATCGGTGGTACGGGCCAGACACCCATTACGATAGCGCGCTCGGCAGCCGGCACGCGCAAATCATGGCGAACCTGCCCTTTGGCAGCGGGCTGACGCAAGAACGGTTGATGCCGTTGTTGCGTCAGGCGGGTTTCACGAATTTCACAATTCTTTCGCACGCGCCGATCGCCGCCGCGCAGCGGCGGAATGCCAATTTGCGCGACAGGCTGCGGACTCTTGTTTATCGCCGCTTTATCCTGTGCGCCCAAAAGGCGGCGAACGTTTAG
- a CDS encoding ABC transporter substrate-binding protein produces MCLAASFTQTAFAQSTKYPLTITNCGQSVTFDKAPNKVVSIGQGMTEVLFSLGLADKIVGTAVWVGPVLPQYADANAKITRLADNDPSFEAVVGQTPDLVAAEFEWHVGPQGAVGKREQFNALGINAYVSPADCVAKVNGSNGDGVRKELFTMDLVYQEIGELAQIFDVQDRGDKLIASLKQREAAAVASVGDVPKNLPVVFWFSSKEVQGDAYIAGKNSAPAYILKTVGAKNVVTTEDEWPLVGWETIAQADPAVIVIATMSRHRYAADNPAVKLDFLKTDPVVSQLSAVKNSHIVLMDAQDMNPTIRTIDGIEILAKALKAAEPPK; encoded by the coding sequence ATGTGCCTCGCCGCCTCTTTCACACAAACGGCTTTTGCGCAGTCGACCAAATATCCGCTGACAATCACCAATTGCGGGCAATCCGTCACCTTCGACAAGGCGCCCAACAAGGTCGTCTCCATCGGCCAGGGCATGACTGAAGTGCTGTTCTCGCTCGGCCTTGCCGATAAAATCGTCGGCACTGCCGTATGGGTGGGACCGGTTCTGCCGCAATATGCCGACGCAAACGCCAAGATCACGCGCCTTGCCGACAACGACCCGAGTTTCGAGGCGGTGGTCGGACAGACTCCCGATCTGGTCGCCGCCGAGTTTGAATGGCACGTTGGGCCGCAAGGGGCGGTCGGCAAGCGCGAACAATTCAATGCGCTCGGCATCAATGCCTATGTGTCGCCCGCCGATTGCGTCGCGAAGGTGAACGGCAGCAATGGCGACGGCGTTCGCAAAGAGCTTTTCACGATGGATCTCGTCTATCAGGAGATCGGCGAGCTCGCGCAAATCTTCGACGTGCAGGATCGCGGCGACAAACTCATTGCCAGCTTAAAGCAGCGCGAAGCCGCTGCGGTCGCGTCGGTTGGCGACGTCCCGAAGAACCTGCCGGTTGTATTTTGGTTCTCCAGCAAGGAAGTACAGGGCGACGCCTATATCGCCGGCAAGAACAGCGCTCCCGCCTACATTCTGAAAACGGTTGGTGCCAAGAATGTGGTAACGACCGAAGACGAATGGCCGCTTGTCGGCTGGGAAACGATCGCGCAGGCGGATCCGGCCGTGATCGTCATCGCGACCATGAGCCGCCACCGCTACGCCGCTGACAATCCGGCGGTGAAGCTTGACTTTCTGAAGACAGATCCGGTGGTGAGCCAGTTGAGCGCGGTCAAGAACAGCCATATCGTTCTCATGGATGCGCAGGACATGAATCCGACCATTCGGACCATCGACGGTATTGAGATTCTCGCCAAGGCGCTCAAAGCCGCTGAGCCGCCAAAATGA
- a CDS encoding ArsR/SmtB family transcription factor, with the protein MHISTLQTLSDPSRLQIVELLHGGEHAVNDLVERMAIHQSGVSRHLRILEEAGFVRMRAEGVRRLYSLRPERFQEMDEWIAGYRDLWTARLDAFGEALARKQQQRAQKRRRR; encoded by the coding sequence ATGCATATAAGTACGCTCCAGACTTTGTCCGATCCAAGCCGGCTGCAAATCGTCGAACTGCTGCATGGCGGCGAACATGCGGTCAACGATTTGGTCGAGCGGATGGCCATTCATCAATCGGGCGTCTCGCGGCATCTGCGGATTCTGGAGGAGGCCGGCTTCGTGCGAATGCGCGCCGAAGGCGTGCGTCGGCTCTATTCGCTGCGGCCCGAACGTTTCCAGGAAATGGACGAATGGATCGCGGGCTATCGCGATTTGTGGACGGCCAGGCTCGACGCGTTTGGTGAGGCTTTGGCACGAAAACAGCAACAGCGCGCGCAAAAGCGCAGGAGGCGATGA
- a CDS encoding SRPBCC family protein, protein MTEMYMGGMPYSSDSHLTFERTYRASVKDIWELWTTKSGIESWWGPGGFAVTVHKLDLRPGGELLYVMTAIHPQQIEFMRKAGMPLTTEARMVFTEIVPRKRLAYYHVADFIPGVEPYDVAHVVELHPSPDGLVRMVVTIEKMHDDEWTRRAAAGWESELAKLDALLASHPRLSKEQ, encoded by the coding sequence ATGACCGAGATGTATATGGGTGGGATGCCGTATTCGTCGGACAGCCATCTCACCTTCGAGCGAACCTATCGCGCAAGCGTGAAAGATATCTGGGAGCTCTGGACGACTAAATCCGGCATCGAATCGTGGTGGGGCCCAGGCGGCTTTGCCGTGACCGTGCACAAGCTCGATTTACGTCCTGGTGGGGAATTGCTTTACGTGATGACCGCCATTCATCCGCAGCAAATCGAGTTCATGCGCAAGGCGGGCATGCCGCTCACGACCGAAGCGCGTATGGTCTTCACCGAGATCGTGCCGCGCAAGCGCCTCGCCTATTATCACGTTGCCGATTTCATTCCGGGGGTTGAACCTTACGACGTCGCGCATGTCGTCGAGTTGCATCCGTCTCCCGATGGGCTGGTCCGAATGGTTGTCACCATCGAAAAAATGCACGATGACGAATGGACGAGGCGGGCTGCTGCCGGCTGGGAGAGCGAGCTGGCGAAGCTCGACGCGTTGCTGGCATCGCACCCGCGATTATCGAAGGAACAATAA